Within the Medicago truncatula cultivar Jemalong A17 chromosome 4, MtrunA17r5.0-ANR, whole genome shotgun sequence genome, the region TCAATCTTCATATGTTTTAATGCTGcaattgattatgttatttgtaattAATATCATGAGTATAGGAAGAGAAGAATAAAGGCAGAAAACTGATACCATGGATTGCTTGAATCTGTAACTTGGAATGGGTGTGAAAAATTCAGGCACCACTATCTCAAAGCTTgcttaagatatttttttagtttacgAACCAAGTCCTCCAACTCAAAAGTATATGCATGTATACttcataaaacaaattaatcataCATTTAGTGAGATCGACTAAAAACCACAAAGCAATCGGCAAGCACTAATTCACGGTACTTTCATCACGAATTTGGTTTTATGTCTACCAAAGCCTTCCATCaactttgaaattattttggaaATTCATCTATAATGAActaattttatgttttccaCCTATATGTGGAACAAAAGCTCAATGATCGTTGGCCTCAAGAACTACAATATATTTCTCCATTCCTTGAATTATACCACTTGATGATAAATTGGGGTTCGTACTACACTAGTTTATTTATAATGGAAGCATCTTAATAGCCCATATACCATTACCAATATGTAGAGTTTGCTAAACTAATCGCCTGCGAGTTCATCATATTTCTATTTAGGATCAAGATGGTCATTGTCACGTTAAAACCAACTCATATTTACGGTCTCTTCATAACCTTCACACAATAGAAATATCGAATCAGAAAACATGAAATTCAAATTAACATTCCCTTTGAAGAAccaaaaaacataacaagaaGGAATAATCACCATATCATAAGAgaaaaaagtgaagaaaaaaaaaagaacagaataaaatagaataaattcAAAGTGAGAGAATTAAGATTGATCCATAAgtacaatattaatttatttacatgataaattaaccctaatttatcatgtaaataaattaaacctaatttatcatgttttttttttaaggaaataatttatcatgtaaataaattaaaccTAAATTAAACCTAATTTATCATGTTATCATGTAAAATGTTATGACCCTAATTAATTGTGTAAATAAATGCCATTACAAATATAAAACGTAATTATTATGCTAAAAGTTAGTTTTGACAAAAAAGTTATGGATTGaatgtataatattttaaaatatattttaaacacaTGTTAATTAGTATGCTTCAGAGAGGGTTTTCAAGTATTTTGGAGGGTtaaatctatattttaaaatatatttgttatttaaaagaaattgaagaacaacaaaataaatgatcatatgatattttaaacacaattaatttattttaaaaacattttacagTCCTTTGCCTAAAGTTGAGATCAAATACATAAACTTCCTTTTaccaaattttgtttatatttgagaccaaagaaaatatatttgattcttTATAATAGATATACTACGagtcaacaaaaattgatgaattAAATACATAGATTTTGACTGATCCATTTGTCTATAATAAAAAgattagagagagtgttgatTTAGGACTAATGATGAAATAAggataaaatatggttttggtccttgcaaatatgtctcgttttggttttagtccctctaaaaaaaatttgttgtttttggtccctgcaaaatattttgtttttgaaaatagtccatgtagggactatttccaaaaaaaatatattttgcagagacctttttcaaaattaaaagattttgcagggactatttctctaataaatgggttcagtcatcatgtgccacgtgtgcaaatcatcaaaaaagtggagccagggaccaaaaccaaaatgaggcatatttgcagggaccagaaacaacaaattttttttgcagggactaaaaccaaaacgaaacatatttgcagggatcaaaaccatattttagcctaatttaaaaagatatatttttatattatgagACAATAAAACCTCAAAAGCATGTCTTATAGTAGCAAtgaagtgtatttttttatttttttttataaaaaaggtgTGTATTTAGAGCAGAGTCGATGGACACATAAGGATGAATACCACATATTAAATaacgatgaaatttttttatcaagcaaTTTAGTgattataaattcatttttttaaggtaaataaGTAGGgtgtttgaagtttgaacccTGACCTCCGCATATATTATACACTGTCAATTCAAAAGTACTTATATGAGATAACACATGTCTCCTTTAACTCAACCAAGGTCCTTGGTTCCAATCCAGACTTAGGCATGCAACAAagttaaaactcttagggagaGTTTGTCGTCCATTTGGGTCCCACAAGACTCGAAGGATTAGTCTCTGCAATTGTACGCACTAAGTGATGAACGAAATTGGCAAGTACATCAAATCGTAACAAGTAATAAGGTAGTAAGTTTATCTTTCTTCACAGAGATTGTCGTTCAACTTAGTAATTAATcaataaaacttatttcaaagagTGAAAATAAACTAGAATTGAATAGAATTGCAGGGTTGAATTTTCCTGCCCAATGCAAGATTATGTTTGTGATTCAGATAATTAATGGTGATTAGAGAATCCTTGAAACCCACATTTATCTTTGTTAGAATTAAACTTTAAGAAACCAACAACTATGTGGTGCCTACTTATCATTTAATGAAACCAACAGATAAAACTCATACGAAGCTTCTCACAACAACTATGTGTCGGACTAACCTAGGTTATGTTCGATGTTGTCTATAGATGAGAGTAGTAACAGTTAGATTAACTTGAATTTCTTAACCTCTTCAAGACACAAGTAATTAGAAAAACCAATGAACTGATATAAATTCGGGTTGTCAGTGTCTACTTTATCCTACAAGTCATTCTTTAATATTACAATTCAAATTAACTAATCGAAAAAAGCATTATAAGTAGGCATGATCTAATTTAATCGGGCACAATAAAAGCATAAACTGAATGAAAAACtttattaataatatcaaaCAAATAAGAAGAGATTCATCTTGGAACCCTAATTAAGAGGTTTCGTAGCTCATGACAACaaacatcataacaaaacaatagaaaaatatacCTTAGAGAGAACAAGAGAAGGAAGAAATCTTGCCTTGAGGCTTTGATGCTTGACCCTTGTCTTGAACCGTCAATGTTCTAAATGAATAATAATTAGTGCaagggtctctatttatagaaaataattaattagggTGTAGGAGAAGAAATCTAGACTTTTCGCACCGATCCAGTTTGGAAAACAAGCTGCAGGCAATTTATGCCCGCAACTAGGCACATATGGCGCCTGCAGGGGTGCAAATATCGCATTAGGAAGTAGCAACACAGCCTCATGCGCAAATGGTGCCTAAGGTTGCCCTCCAGGTGCGAATTCTTGCATTTTTCCTCTGTTTTCGATCGTTCTTCCATCTGAAAACTCCTAGGAACTTGAAATAAATTCTCTTCACTTTGTACTGTTTTCAAAAACCTTCTAAGAACCATTGACTTCAATCTTCATGTCCTTGATCCTTCATGCGATGTCTTGATTTTtcgatttacatgatttctcactaCAAAACACCATTGAAGTTGCATGATCTAGGATAAAAGTGAATTAGAACGGCTCGagtgaaaacaatacaatatatttttcaaaccaTTGACAACTACTCTATCtctcaacaaaaatatcatatgatgtTCCATCATCACTGATGATACCTAATTTaagcaaaaaatattatacattgtcatatcaactgagctaaactcacatAGACAAAAAGACCCTACCACTATTTTTAAATTGatgataaattaatttgatttaaaatcTTTGTtgaaacaatattaatttaaataaaattttcttgattttaattttgaaaatagtatagtaaaatacctttttattttgactaaaaaaaaagactttttatcaagtaaaattttggaaaaatatcTTAACTACATTCACTAAATACTCTATTAATGCTTAATAATGTTCATTAAATTCCACCAACACTTTCCCTTTCCACTTCTGTCTGTCCGTCGTTAGAGACAGAAGACCCACTTAACGACTAATCAAGACGAATTACCTCTATCTCTCTCTAGGTTCCTTCTTCACTCACTCTTCTCTTCAACCCcaaaacctctctctctctctctcgccaATGGAAaccaacaaacaacaacacaagaagaaaaaatggtTCCTACCACTCATCTTCTCTCTACTCCTCACCACCTTCCTCATCCTCCTCTCCATCTTCATCTCCTCAGATTCCTCATCTTTACTATACCTCACCCACTCAAGAACAAGCAAAAACACACCTCATTTCGTTGAATCAAAGCTCAGAATATCTTCAACATCACCCCCAAACTCAGTTCCAAGGATCGCTTACTTGATCTCAGGTTCAGTTGGTGATGGAGAGAGTTTAAAGAGAACCCTTAAAGCCCTTTATCATCCAAGGAATCAATATGCTGTTCATCTGGATTTAGAAGCTTCTCCTAAAGAAAGATTGGACCTTGCTAACTTTGTTAGAAATGAACCACTTTTTGCTGAATTGGGTAATGTTAGGATGATTGTTAAGGCTAATTTGGTTACTTATAGAGGTCCTACTATGGTTACTAATACTCTTCATGCTGCTGCACTTTTGTTTAAAGAAGCTGGGGATTGGGATTGGTTTATTAATCTTAGTGCTTCTGATTATCCCTTGCTTACACAAGATGGTTTGTAAcctctttcttcttttcttgttATCTACTTTTTTAGCCCTTAAAGTTTGTGTTTTGGTGAAAGAaacaatgcaatttttttgtttttttgttttctgtttgtgTTTTGGTTGTAGTTTTGtagtgatgtttttgttttggaatgcattttttattttttaaaaattgtcatttctctattttgttgttgctaaTTTTGTTCCTATATAAATATAGAAACTTTCTGAAAAGTTAAATGATTGTGATCTGGTTCTAAATCTGCGTTCAATTAGATAAAACTTATTGTAACTCACTAGTTTATGCACATGTATATTGGATGCATACTAATATTGTTACAAGGTTAACTCTTGTGTGAAAATTTTGATGGTTTGCTTTCaaaattgatttggattgaaACTGGGTTATGCGTGGCTTTCGGGGCAGCAAATTATCAGCATATGTATCTCGATTCTAATATCATCCTAACACTCTAGATGTATTGTTTTGATAATCATGTACTAACTCTTTCATTTTACTACATCTCTTTTGTGCAACAGATCTATTACATACACTGTCATCTATTCCGAGACACCTTAACTTCATTGAGCACACAAGTGATATTGGCTGGAAGGAGTACGTGGCTAATCCTTTCGTCCCTTCATTTTAATGTGGTTTACTTGATTTTCTTAGTTAATTGAATATAGCTAGCAATTTTGTgaaatttatcttttctttactGTTTGTTTTTTGATAGAGATCAGAGAGCCAAGCCTGTTATAATTGATCCGGCTCTTTACAGCGTCAATAAATCTGATGTGTTTTGGGTGACGGAGAAAAGAAGTGTTCCCACTGCATATAAGCTGTTTACAGGTGAGAAACATGGTTTCTGATGCCCTTTTGATTCAATCTCATATTTTGTTAGTTTCTTCACACCCACTTAATTAATCTGTTGTCTTAAATTTGTAGAATGTTTTGGTAGTGAGGCATCACCCCTACATAATTAAGTTAAAGATATTAGAAATATGAGAAACGAATGATAGTGTCATGAATCCAATTTATAAAAAACTCAAGTAGTTGTGACTTTCAGTATGATTACTCAGAAGTACTAGATCATCTTTTCACTTTTTCATTAGCTTTTTACCTAAATCTGCGAGCTACAACACCTAGTCATCAGCCTTGTGTTTTCATTAGCTGTTCATAACCGGAAGACATCGAATCTAGAGAAATTAACATGGATTCGTTTCGTTGGTTCTATATTACATCTGTACTATATGATTTATGATtgctatttgatttttcttaGGTTCTGCATGGATGATGCTCTCTCGCCAATTTGTCGAATATATGTTATGGGGATGGGATAACTTGCCTAGAATAGTGTTAATGTATTATGCCAACTTTCTATCTTCCCCTGAAGGATATTTCCACACAGTCATCTGCAATGCTGAGGAATTTCGTAACACTACGGTGAACCATGACCTCCACTTCATATCATGGGACAACCCTCCGAAACAACATCCACACTTCCTTACAGCTGAACACTACTGGAGTATGGTGGAAAGCAACGCTCCTTTTGGTCGAAAATTTGGCAGGAACGAACCTCTCTTGGATAAAATTGATACCGAGCTATTGGGACGAAATGCCGATGGTTATGTGCCTGGTATGTGGTTCAGTCATGCAAATCCAAACATCACCAAACCatattcttttgtaaaaaatatcacTGAACTTAGACCTGGCCCTGGTGCAAAAAGGCTTAAAAACCTCATCAATGGTTTATTATCAGCCGAAGATTTTCGTAAAAATCAGTGTTCTTGAGATATCATTGCTGTTTTTTTCATCACTTTATAGAGTAACATGCAAACGATTGATATTGCTATGTCCACTTGATACAAGAGGCTGCTTTGAGACCAATCAGAAGAGAACAGAGAACACAGAGGATAGCAGCTTCTTAAGAATCACagcttatatatttttatttacactAATTTTTACACGATCAAGAATTTGTTGTCAATGTGTATTATCAACTGCTTCACATTATTCTTTATATTTTACTGGATTACTATGACAAGCCACCAATGCAATGGGGTTGTACTCTGTAGAATGTTTTTGTAGCAAATAAATTAGTATGAGGGATTTCAGTGTATAACACATGCTTGTGTCTATTTGATTGTAAACTAGGAAGTACGGATACTggaaattctatggtgaagtcattcaattgacttttttggtgaagttatcctacattcaataataattcgcCACGTGTAATGTGTGTTGATTGTTGAATGGTATGTAGTATGTACCTGCTAAATATGTTCCACCGTAGACTagctttattatattttttgaaccATCAGATTAAGCACCTCACTAGTGTTATTGTGTTGCCTTTCacattatatttatttcttttctcctttttgactttttcttccttctatttcaaaaaatatttaaataaacctTTTTATAAAAGCCACATAggatcttgtaaaaaaaaaaaaacaccacatatcctttttataaaaaaatattttattattaaaaataaataaatcgaGGAAGGTTATGAACATCATCACCATCTTCataccttcatcatcttctttattgaacaaaaatcaaaatagctACTCAAATACACCTCCAAATAACATGAATCTCAATATTATCTTCATctccattttcttctcaacACAAAAGTCAATTACCCTAATTTAAATCCAACACTTGATGGACATGCGATTAGTTGCAGAATTGTACAGATTGAATCAGGAGCAGCTATGCTTCTAGTAGTGAGAGCAATTGGTATAAATCGATTTTTGTACAGAATTGTACAAAAAATGAtgactttttcaattttaatttaaaaccatttatataatcatcattttcGACGTTCAAAATTGGTATAAATCGCCGGATTTAAGTTCGGGTTTTGATGGTCTGAAACGGGTTTAAATGACCCGGCTGGAGGTTGAAGAAGACATTATTTTGCTTTTTTAAATCCTACTAataaattgtaccaaaaaaaaatcctattaataaataaattgattaactttttcataaaaaccgtatttctctctctcatatTAACATTTGCCAATTTCAATTAATTACCTCCCATGAATTATGATTCATCTATTTTCCCTGAATGTTCgtcagtttttctttttccactAAACAAAAATCCATGTCAAGGATTATCTCTCTAATTTATAagtattttgtttcatttagaATTTGATTGTAGGATAATATATTGATTGACGGGAACATcatgaataagtgattatttttaaaatatcaatatgtCACCGTTACAAACTCATGactttttcaaaatatcaacgtTAATaagtgttcttttttttttgacaagattaaTAAGTGTTcttattaaatgtttttttattaaatcggATGACTCGGTTATATAACTcggtctctataaaaaaaaaaaattatgttaaattgaATTAAATCGGGTGACtcgacattttttttaagaaaattacacTTATAAAATGTCACAAATTATTGAACTAAAAAAATGGTAGATAAATAAGAAACAGCCAACATttttaaatgaatataaaatacCTTACATTTAACACTATATTGATGAAAATGACATTATTTacacttatatatatatgttactatttttttttaagtaatgtcTATTACTAattatgtaaatataaatatagtaataatttattcaaaaaatatatataaaatggtAATAATAACACTACgattatttcttatgtaaaaaaaattatactcatAACTAGCATTAAAAATGTTTGATATGCCATAAAGAATAATTAATGCGCAACTGGCAATCTTTAACTAAGATATTTCATATAGCatttcttgaaaataaaataaagagtaaattacactcccctcccctcaaagatgcttgaattacactcccctcccctcttaagttaaaatatacactttactccctcaatatttttttttatgttaaaatttatactcctctctcttataagatgcttgaattacaaacccatcccttaataattaaatatgcactacactttaatctatttgaataaataaatattcttataatatatattaattttgaatcaccatttaagaaaaattaattcatttctttatagtttaaatgccaatgataattaaatttaaatatattgctattgaatttataaattagagtataaaattaacttttaaataatcatgctttaatgattttagtaatttttcacatattttaattttgttttgggttgtttcatattttacaatagggtttaaaactacatgttaattagcgaaaaatatgtattcaattttttattatactaaaatagacccgcaatactattttttttttaagtgtgttaaattattatttttttgctagattattagaaataataaaaaagaatattgagagagtaaagtgtagattttgacataagaggggagggagatgtaattcaagcttctcttaggggaggggggtgaaattttttctaatatgttttgaataagaggggaggggagtgtatattttaacttaagaggggaggagagtgtaattcaagcatctttgaggggaggggagtgtaatttactctaaaataaaatcatacaacatatttaatatgcaatgataatttatattaattaattacgaTTTAAAAGCTACGTGACAATTAAATAGATTTAtgacatatatttttatgaattaactTGCTGTTGTGATGGTAAAGGAATCTATTGTGGGTATAGGTGTCATCGGTTCAATTCTTGCAAATGAccggtcttttttttttttttttaatgcttcATCTTCTAGCTCCAAATGAGTCTTAACGACCCGGTTTCAACCCATGTGACCCGAAACTAAAAAACCTTacctttaattcattttatcacCAAAAACTTAATTCGAACACATAATcatgaacaaaacaacatatCCTTTTGATTACAAACAATTTTCTGCAACTTTAAACACTTAAAgtgaattaaataatttttatttgaacaaaaaatacCCAAATTTGAAGAAAACGAATTTGCAAAGGAGAGGTTAACAAATCGTTGATATCATGGAATAAGAAGATTTGGTGTGTGTTTGGATGAAATAGTtctcgttgttgttgtttttgtggaCGTTTTGGGGTGGTTGGTGAAATGAGTCAATtctatgttgttgttcttgacATTTTGGTGTGGTGGTAGGTTCACTTTGGTGGATCTGCAACTTCATAAAACACAAAACACATTTGCAAATGAGAGATTGAAAATGAAAGTGTTTTCATGGAAATGTTATtgattgaaatatatatttttttaattatgtaatttcatttatttttttaaaatttgggtttttttcTCCTCTCATGAAGATGAcgaatatgatgaagatgttgaagagtgatttaataaaaatatgtaagAGAGAGtatgaaaatgaataaataaagaaagataattatagagaagaaagaattgaaattagaagaaaaatcatGTGTAGATGGTATACCACAATAACATAGagatcaattaaatctaaccaTTAAGATCATGTCCTTCTACTTACGGTACTGTAGACCGCCTACACTGTAACATAATGCAGTTTTCTGACGTGTCAATGGTTAAAATCTGATTGGCCCATTCAAACGACTGCACCGAAGAAGTCATTTTCCTGACTTCTTCGTAGAAGCTCCCTTATTTAAATATTACATTTACAGATTTCCTTTTACAGCTGAGAATCTAACTTTTCCTAATTTTATCACTCATCTCTATTCTCCATTAAATAAAGTTCCTTCATTCAGTTCATATTTGTTAGGGAAATTTTTTACTATCCATATTGAATTGGATACTCTTAGTATGAATTTTATGTTGTGAAAGCATCCTAAGAATTTATACACATTCAgttcataatattttattttgctgtatttttttgtctaaaattTTAGACTCACTTTGGTCTGAAGTGACTGATAAGCTAGAGGATTTAATCTCTGGTGTTAGATAAAATTTGCAGTTTAACCagcatattaaattaatatgtaATGGTATACTTACTTCACTTCCGAAGTTTAGATTACcagagtttttttcttcttccgaGATTTAGAgggttaaaacaaaataaataacatgcaataataagttttttattcatatttaaattttgtcaaataaaaaataaggataaaatCGAGAAAAAAAGGATAAGGTATAAGATGAAACACTATTTGAAATAGCTTATCAAAAAACACcgtaaattaataaaaaaaaactatatggtTGTCATAAAAAGTTATTACTAAATCATCGACATAATATGATCATATAACCTCCAgctatgttttttctttaaaaaaagctATGTTATTTTAGAAGAACTAGtataaataatgttattttagaAGAATCATCTTTGCTATTTTTATCACCCaaatagtttaaaattaaataaattcacaaataatttcataaaaagaaattctgaaataaaaaagtaaacaaatggAATCagttaaaaaattcattaaattgacgagatagaaatagaaatagaatTAGTTAagaattaaccaaaaaaaaagaagaaattggtTAAAATGGAACTTTACTCTTTATGCCAGTCACatgctcttcttcttcttcttcttcccagAAACATTTCACAGATCCAAATCTCAATTCTCACCTAAATTAAACCCTAaacattcaaattcaatcatcaCCACTGTCCATTTTCCATGGCAAATGCATGGAAAAGAGACAAACCCTCTCGTTTACTCTCCCCAAAGCTTCTTTTTTTACTCTTCTCTTTCActctcctctttctcttcttataCTTCATCTTCCTCACTCCTccttcaaaccctaaccctaatttcctCACCTTAAACACCAACTTTTTCTCTAACTCAATCACCCCTTTCGATTGCATCAAATCCCCACAATCTCACCCTGTTGTCGCCAGCGTCGTTGAAGGTGTTCGTTACCCGTTTCTCTTCTCGCTTTCCGATTTCGGAAACTTACCTGATAAACCGCA harbors:
- the LOC11441643 gene encoding beta-glucuronosyltransferase GlcAT14B, which codes for METNKQQHKKKKWFLPLIFSLLLTTFLILLSIFISSDSSSLLYLTHSRTSKNTPHFVESKLRISSTSPPNSVPRIAYLISGSVGDGESLKRTLKALYHPRNQYAVHLDLEASPKERLDLANFVRNEPLFAELGNVRMIVKANLVTYRGPTMVTNTLHAAALLFKEAGDWDWFINLSASDYPLLTQDDLLHTLSSIPRHLNFIEHTSDIGWKEDQRAKPVIIDPALYSVNKSDVFWVTEKRSVPTAYKLFTGSAWMMLSRQFVEYMLWGWDNLPRIVLMYYANFLSSPEGYFHTVICNAEEFRNTTVNHDLHFISWDNPPKQHPHFLTAEHYWSMVESNAPFGRKFGRNEPLLDKIDTELLGRNADGYVPGMWFSHANPNITKPYSFVKNITELRPGPGAKRLKNLINGLLSAEDFRKNQCS